Genomic DNA from Paenibacillus sp. MBLB1832:
GAGCATCGTCCGGTACGTGCTGTACCGAAGCGGTGCCAGCTTCTGATTGGCTCCGCCAGAGGCAGGCTCATGCTCCGTTCGCAAACCAATCAACAACGCGGTGTTGATGGGAGCAGGCGGTGGGACGGCAGCGGCTTCTGCCGCAAGCTGCGCACTTTCCAGTGCAGCGGCTTCGCTCTGGGTATGGAGCGTATGCCAAGGAAAGAACCAGATCAGCGCCAAGGTAGCGCCGAACCCTGCGAAGATCAGGAGGGGTTTCACCTTGGAGCGGGTTCGTTCCTTCTGACGAATGGCTTCTTCAATGTCATGGCGGAGCTTGGGGGTAAACCCCTGCTGCTGCAGGGGACCTTCCTCCAGCTCTTTGCGCAGGTCATCAGGATTTGGCGTGTTCAAGCGCTTCACGCTCCTTCAGACTTAGAACCTTAAGTCTGGCGTGGTGAAGCCGTGATTTGACCGTACCTTCGGAGATCGCCAGAATGGCGGCCATTTCCTTCGTGGTCATTTGATAATGCGCATGCAGAATGAGAATTTCTCTATATTTTGCAGGCAAAGAGAGAACCTTTTGCCAGATTTCACTTTTATACAAGTTTTCCACAGCTTCCGCCTCGGCAGAATGGGACGTTCCCCCAGATTGAACGAAGCCAACCAGGGTGACCTTGCGCCAAAATGCTTTACGCAAATAATCGTAGGCGGTGTTGCGGGTAATGGTGAGCAACCAGGTCTTAACCGCTGCTTCGCCACGGAAGGAAGTCAGGTTGCGATATACTTTTAAGAAAGCATCTTGTGCGATGTCATCAGCTGTATCTTTGTTGCGGCAAATGCTGTAGGCATAATTCCACACATCGTTGCCGTACGTTTCCATTAGATTACGTAGGATCGTCTTCTGATCCGTTGTTTCTGCTATGTACTTCAAATAATCAAAAACATGGACTCCCGTCGTTTCCAATTCTCTCACCTCTTCTATATAGACGCTTAATGCTCAGAAAAGTTTACCTTCCACGAAAAAACTTTTCATACAGTATTCGTAAGCTGCGCTCCCTTTCAGACCCGCCTCTCCTGGGTGAAGTTGGGCAATAAATTAGGTTGATCTAGGCAGGAAATCGCTGTGTAACTAGAGAATCTTAGAATAGCGAGCAAGGAATGAAGGACAGCATCCTTCGGAGAGGAAGAACATCATGAACTTCGTTGAGCATGTAGTGGATCATCTGCGATCCGGCGTCATAAACAATTACCCGCAGCCGATTGCCTTGAACTTAGGTTTAGTGTATACCGTGAAGCTTGAGGACAAAAAGACGAACTTATTTTGGCTTCCTTTTGAATATACAGGACTAGCTTATATCGATTTGGGGATGCAGGTGAATGTACACCCTTACTATCGAGGCACGATTATTGAGGAACTGGAGCTTTCGCGAGGCACCGATCTGTACAAGCCGCAAACAGAGGAAGCGTTCACCAAGGCGCTTTACACGAAAGGTTATGAGCTGCATCTGTTACTTCAGGAAGAGAGATACCAATATTTACAGGGAAGCGCTCCCGATTATTTAGCGAAAATGATGTACATCGTCGACTGGCTTCGTTACTATAACTCGGCTAAGACGGTAGGTCATAACCGATAAACGTGCATATCGTGTCGAAATATGGACTCTGCCTGAGGCAGGGTCTTTATTTGTATGACTATAGTCCTGCCGGTGATGGAACAAGCTCTTTTTCGTATTGGGCTTTTCAGCATGTTCTCAAAGAGTAGTAGAAAGATTATCCTATAGGATGGCAGCAAAAAATGCCGAAAATTTGGGGAGAAGCGGAGATTATGACGATGAGACGATGGCAGAAGTGGCTGATGATCCTAACGATCGGTTGCCTACTTACGATAGGTACGGTACAACTTACCAACGACGCGAGAGCGTTAGGCTTCAAGGATGTTCACGGTCACTGGGCGGAGCAGACGATTGGACAGATGATGGATCAAGGATTGCTGGATGGATTCCCTGATGAAACGTTCCGTCCCGATGAGAAAGTAACGGCAGATCAATTCGTGAAAATTGTGCTGCTAGCGTATACGGACAAGTTCCCGAACGGGGAACGGAAATGGAAAGGCAGCTTTGTACAAGCGCTAAGTGCGAGCAATCAAAATATTTTGGGTCAGGATTACCGCGATTTCACGTTCAAGCCAAGTACGACGGGATACTGGGCGAAGCCCTACCTGGATCTGGCAAGTGATCTTCATTTTATAAGTAAAGGACAATTCTCGGATTACAAAGCTGCGTTAAAGCGCGAAGATGTAGCGGAGATTTTGTACTATTTGATGAAGGAAACCGAGTATCTGGAAGATGAAACGTATAGTCTTGGGGCGGCGGCACACTTTGGTGACTTGCAGAGCGCAACGAGCAGGGGGCAAAAGTTCATTGGCGAAGCCGTGGCCAAAGGTCTCATGGAGGGTTATCCGAACGGATATTTTGGCGTTGGCCAATATGTGACTCGGGCAGAGGCACTGGAAATTATTTCTAGGTTGCAGAACAAAGCGAAGCGTATTGTTGTTAAAAACGAGAATGGGACGTTGTTGAAGGTGGTGCCTACGAAAGACGGCAGCTACAAGAAGATTGTGTTTCCTGATCAACGAATGCTAGATGCATACGGTGTGATGGAGTCAGCAGGTAAGCTGCGCGGAACGAACTATGATCTAGAAGAAACAACGCTGCGTTTATTCAAAGATGCTGCGGCCAAAGCGCTAGCGAAGAACGGCGCTACAGCGGAGGCTCGCAACAGCAACGAGGTTTCCCTTTGGCTGGACCCGCAGTTCGCCACCTATGGTGTGACGGTTCGACTTGAAGATGGCGCACTCGCGCGCAATACGGAGAGCATTCGGACATTTACGGACTTCCTGTTCGGGTATGACGCAGATATTTTCAACCGTTTGTTCACGGATGCTTGCAATCGTGCGGCAGCGAAAGGTGTTCTTGAAACGACAACGACATCCATTGGTTCCTATTCGGTAGAAACGCGCCTGGAGTGGGATGGGAAAACGATCATTTTCTCGATCATCCACACCTAAAATAAAAGTATAGATGCTGTACATACAAGTGAATATACAATCCGCGTTTCCGCCAAATTATCTAGCTAACATGTACGTACAAGTGTATAATGTGAGTAACACGTACATTTTTGCGGAAGGTGTGGAACTCTAATGTTAGATCACTTGAGACAGCAAGTTTTGGAAGCAAATTTGGATTTACCGAAATATCGACTGGTGACGTTTACTTGGGGGAATGTCAGCGGGATTGACCGTGAGCAAGGACTGGTTGTCATTAAGCCAAGCGGTGTGCCGTACGAGGAGTTGAAAGCGGAGGATCTTGTCGTTGTGGATCTGGAAGGTCGTATTGTCGAGGGCCGTTTGAAGCCCTCCTCTGATACGCCGACACATCTCGCGCTGTACCGGGCTTTCCCGACTATTGGCGGCATCGTGCATACCCATTCGCCATGGGCGACGAGCTGGGCGCAGGCAGGACGAGGGATTCCAGCGTTAGGGACGACGCATGCCGACTATTTCTACGGGGAAGTTCCTTGTACAAGATTGATGACGGAAGCGGAAATCCAAGGCGCCTATGAACTGGAGACAGGCAATGTCATCATTGAAACGTTCCGCGAGCTGGATCCAGCGATGGTTCCGAGCGTGCTAGTGAACTGCCACGCGCCGTTCAGCTGGGGCAAGGACCCGCACAATGCGGTGCATAACGCAGTTGTCCTGGAAGAGGTTGCGAAGATCGCTTATCGTACGTACAACCTTAACCCTGAGATTCAGCCGATGGACCAAACGCTGCTGGATCGGCACTTCCTAAGAAAACACGGCGCTAACGCGTATTACGGGCAAAAGTAAAAAATGAGGCAGTCAGCTATTTCAGCTGGCTGCCTTTTCGATTGAGCGATTTTGGCAGGGAAGCCGTTCATTTGGTATGATAGGGGCAGACAGAAGAGAAGAGGATGATGACCATGTTTGCCAAGTCGGATTATAGCGGAACGAGAGAAGAACAATATTCCTTGCTCATTGGGCAAGTCGAAGCTTTGATACACGATGAACCGAATCGGATCGCCAATTTAGCGAATGCAGCTGCACTGTTGGGGCAATTCCTGACGGATGTGAATTGGGTAGGATTTTATGTGGTCGATACGCTGAAAGAGAAGAAGGAGCTTGTGCTGGGGCCTTTCCAAGGGCTGCCGGCTTGCGTGCGAATCCCTTTCGGCAAAGGGGTGTGCGGGACGTCGGCTGAGCGCAGGGAAACAGTGCTTGTTCCTGATGTTCATGCATTCCCAGGGCATATCGCCTGCGACGCGGCTTCGCAATCCGAGATTGTGATCCCGATCGTGGCGGGTGACGAGTTGATCGGCGTGCTGGATATCGACAGCCCTCGGCTGAACCGATTCGACCACATCGATCAAGCCTACTTGGAGCAGTTCGTGCAGAAGCTTGCTGCCGTGATGTAAAAATGTAGGCGTTAATCGATCGGTCTTGACGTGTTCGTCCTCGCCGTTAGTGCCCGATATAGGGGGCCTTAATGGGCGGCGATTCCTCCGCCATACAAAAAGGATACGCCCATTGCTTCTAAGCAACGGGCGTATCCTTTTTGTGTTCATTTCACCATCGATGTGTCATTGCTAATGATAGCGGATAACAGCTTGCGCATGGAACGAGTTCCGACTTTATCCATGATTTTCTCGATGTGTACCTTCACGGTTTTTTCACTAATGATGCAATAATCGGCGATTTCTTTATTACTGTAACCGCGAAGAGCGATAAGTCCGACAATCTCGGCCTCGCGATTCGTGAGAACGTATCTGGACGCAAAGTTTCTGAT
This window encodes:
- a CDS encoding RNA polymerase sigma factor produces the protein METTGVHVFDYLKYIAETTDQKTILRNLMETYGNDVWNYAYSICRNKDTADDIAQDAFLKVYRNLTSFRGEAAVKTWLLTITRNTAYDYLRKAFWRKVTLVGFVQSGGTSHSAEAEAVENLYKSEIWQKVLSLPAKYREILILHAHYQMTTKEMAAILAISEGTVKSRLHHARLKVLSLKEREALEHAKS
- the araD gene encoding L-ribulose-5-phosphate 4-epimerase; the protein is MLDHLRQQVLEANLDLPKYRLVTFTWGNVSGIDREQGLVVIKPSGVPYEELKAEDLVVVDLEGRIVEGRLKPSSDTPTHLALYRAFPTIGGIVHTHSPWATSWAQAGRGIPALGTTHADYFYGEVPCTRLMTEAEIQGAYELETGNVIIETFRELDPAMVPSVLVNCHAPFSWGKDPHNAVHNAVVLEEVAKIAYRTYNLNPEIQPMDQTLLDRHFLRKHGANAYYGQK
- a CDS encoding S-layer homology domain-containing protein, with product MPKIWGEAEIMTMRRWQKWLMILTIGCLLTIGTVQLTNDARALGFKDVHGHWAEQTIGQMMDQGLLDGFPDETFRPDEKVTADQFVKIVLLAYTDKFPNGERKWKGSFVQALSASNQNILGQDYRDFTFKPSTTGYWAKPYLDLASDLHFISKGQFSDYKAALKREDVAEILYYLMKETEYLEDETYSLGAAAHFGDLQSATSRGQKFIGEAVAKGLMEGYPNGYFGVGQYVTRAEALEIISRLQNKAKRIVVKNENGTLLKVVPTKDGSYKKIVFPDQRMLDAYGVMESAGKLRGTNYDLEETTLRLFKDAAAKALAKNGATAEARNSNEVSLWLDPQFATYGVTVRLEDGALARNTESIRTFTDFLFGYDADIFNRLFTDACNRAAAKGVLETTTTSIGSYSVETRLEWDGKTIIFSIIHT
- a CDS encoding GAF domain-containing protein: MFAKSDYSGTREEQYSLLIGQVEALIHDEPNRIANLANAAALLGQFLTDVNWVGFYVVDTLKEKKELVLGPFQGLPACVRIPFGKGVCGTSAERRETVLVPDVHAFPGHIACDAASQSEIVIPIVAGDELIGVLDIDSPRLNRFDHIDQAYLEQFVQKLAAVM
- a CDS encoding response regulator transcription factor; translation: MNTFQPTKLPSIIRNFASRYVLTNREAEIVGLIALRGYSNKEIADYCIISEKTVKVHIEKIMDKVGTRSMRKLLSAIISNDTSMVK